A single genomic interval of Macadamia integrifolia cultivar HAES 741 chromosome 6, SCU_Mint_v3, whole genome shotgun sequence harbors:
- the LOC122081020 gene encoding putative F-box/FBD/LRR-repeat protein At1g78760 has protein sequence MSECYDRISDLPDSVIHHILSFLPIKDVIRTSFLSSRWRYLWASVPSLYFDGFVFSPKTKFVKFVDSVLLRRNGWGIQKFCLRFSDYYCDTSHAYTWISTAVSHNVQELSVYYYPREHFALPICLFELPICLFRCKSLRVLKLNLYESILNLPPSIHLPFLNTLHLISVTFSDNNLTRKLFSNCPVLKEVILEDCAVRDLSVLHISSLSIERLTIDGLPRDVVLCSASFDHEIKICAPRLLSIKYINYKGQNICLEKATSLVDAAIYLNNEWDDRNQICCRRVINFLRDLSNAKVLMVSSQRAQLLSAASNILGSFPKFFHLNHLKLAVAVTSDNIRLITRFLNSAPDLEFLTIDIVRLRWSNREEDSEPQNAPFACVINHLKDIKITGFGGTKDELVLVKCLLENATVLERMTIVPSKQLLKNSELRMKISQEIQMYPSASTSSVIMFS, from the exons ATGAGTGAGTGTTATGATCGAATTAGCGATTTACCGGACTCTGTTATTCATCACATCCTTTCCTTCCTTCCAATTAAAGATGTTATAAGAACCAGTTTTTTATCAAGTAGGTGGAGATACCTTTGGGCTTCTGTCCCAAGTCTATATTTTGATGGATTTGTATTCTCTCCAAAGACCAAATTTGTTAAATTTGTGGACTCAGTGCTGCTTCGCCGAAACGGTTGGGGGATACAGAAATTTTGCCTCAGATTCAGTGATTACTATTGTGATACGTCTCATGCCTATACATGGATTTCTACTGCAGTGAGCCACAATGTTCAGGAGCTCAGCGTCTACTATTATCCGAGAGAGCATTTTGCACTTCCCATTTGCCTTTTTGAGCTTCCGATTTGCCTTTTTAGGTGCAAATCCTTAAGGGTTTTGAAGTTGAACTTGTATGAGTCTATCCTCAACCTTCCTCCTTCCATACATTTGCCTTTCCTCAATACCCTGCATCTTATTTCTGTTACATTTTCAGACAACAATCTGACCCGGAAACTCTTCTCTAACTGTCCGGTGCTTAAGGAAGTTATTCTTGAAGATTGTGCAGTTCGGGATCTTTCAGTTCTTCACATTTCATCTCTATCCATTGAGAGATTGACTATAGATGGTCTTCCAAGGGATGTGGTATTGTGTAGTGCTTCATTTGACCATGAAATTAAGATTTGTGCACCAAGGCTATTGTCAATTAAATACATAAACTATAAGGGCCAAAACATTTGTTTAGAGAAGGCAACATCACTAGTTGATGCAGCTATATACTTGAACAATGAATGGGATGACAGAAACCAAATATGTTGCCGTCGTGTGATTAATTTTCTCAGAGATCTTTCTAACGCAAAAGTTCTAATGGTATCTTCACAGAGAGCTCAG CTTCTCTCTGCGGCTTCCAATATATTAGGATCATTTCCTAAATTCTTCCATCTAAACCATTTGAAGTTGGCAGTTGCTGTTACAAGTGACAATATTCGACTAATAACTCGTTTTCTCAACAGTGCACCGGACCTAGAGTTCCTTACTATAGACATTGTTCGTCTG CGCTGGTCCAACAGGGAAGAGGATTCTGAACCGCAAAATGCACCTTTTGCATGTGTTATTAATCACCTCAAGGATATCAAGATAACAGGCTTTGGGGGAACCAAGGATGAACTTGTGCTAGTTAAGTGTTTGCTTGAGAATGCAACAGTCCTTGAGAGGATGACTATAGTGCCCTCCAAGCAGTTATTGAAAAACTCTGAGCTGAGAATGAAGATAAGCCAGGAGATACAGATGTATCCAAGTGCCTCAACAAGTAGTGTTATTATGTTCTCTTAG